The region aagcttgacacgcgtgtctaaagaaaccactttggtataagggactcttcttattcccttctttttgtttaatgaacaattatccaagtaagccattccacattgttgattttcttggactcggatgtcacgcaggtagctataatctcccacgtggtaaggtcaattgctgctgtaaccacaaatgcacgactgacttctgttgttgatttcatttgtttgttatttccttctatgtttctcattctaacacttttcatcgtattgcacagggacgaaagcttgacacgcgtgtctaaggaaaccactttggtataagggactgttcttgttcccttcgttttgtttaatgaacaattatccaagtaagccattccacattgttgattttcttggactcggatgtcacgcaggtagctataatctcccacgtggtaaggtcaattgctgctgtaaccacaaatgcacgactgacttctgttgttgatttcatttgtttgttatttccttctatgtttctcattctaacactttccaacgtattgcacaggaacgaaagcttgacacaggtgtctaaggaaaccactttggtataagggactgttcttattcccttctttttgtttaatgaacaattatccaagtaagccattccacattgttgattatcttggactcggatgtcacgcaggtagctataatctcccacgtggtaaggtcaattgctgctgtaaccacaaatgcacgactgacttctgttgttgatttcatttgtttgttatttccttctatgtttctcattctaacacttttcatcgtattgcacagggacgaaagcttgacacgcgtgtctaaggaaaccactttggtataagggactgttcttattcaattctttttgtttaataaacaattatccaagtaagccgttccacattgttgattttcttggactcggatgtcacgcaggtagctataatctcccacgtggtaaggtcaattgctgctgtaaccacaaatgcacgactgacttctgttgttgatttcattcgtttgttattttcttcaatgtttctcattctaacacttttcatcgtattgcacagggacgaaagcttgaaacacgtgtctatggaaaccacattcgtataagggactgttcttattcccttctttctgtataatgatcaattatccaagtgagccattccacattgttgattttcttggactcggatgacacgcaggtagctattatcttttacgtggtaaggtcaattgctgctgtaaccacaaatgcacgactgacttctgtttttgatttcatttgtttgttatttccccttatgtttctcattctaacatttttcatcgtattgcacagggacgaaagcttgacacacgtgtctgaggaaaccactttggtataagggactgtacttatttccttctttttgtttaatgaacaattatccaagtaagccgttccacattgttcattttcttggactcggatgtcacgcagttagctgtaatctcccacgtggtaaggtcaattgctgctgtaaccacaaatgcacgactgacttctgttgttgatttcattcgtttgttattttcttcaatgtttctcattctaacacttttcatcgtattgcacagagacgaaagcttgacacgcgtgtctaaggaaaccactttggtataagggactgttcttattcccttctttttgtttaatgaacaattatccaaataagccattccacattgttgattttcttggactcggatgtcacgccggtagctataatctcccacgtggtgaggtcaattgctgctgtaaccacaaatgcacgactgacttctgttgttgatttcattcgtttgttattttcttcaatgtttctcattctaacacttttcatcgtattgcacagggacgaaagcttgacacacgtgtctaaggaaaccactttggtataaggaactgttcttacttcattctttctgtataatgatcaattatccaagtaagccattccacattgttgattttcttggactcggatgtcacgcaggtgcaatacgatgaaaagtgcaaTAAGATGAATAAGATGAATAAGAtgaataagatgagaagtgttagaatgagaaacattgaaggaaataacaaacaaatgaaatcaacattagaagtcagtcgtgcatttgtggttacagcagcaattgaccttaccacgtgggagattaaagctacctgcgtgacatccgagtccaagaaaatcaacaatgtggaatggcctacttggataagtgttgattaaacaaaaaaaaaataagaacagtcccttataccaaagtggtttccttagacacgtgtgtcaagctttcgtccctgtgcaatacgatgagaagtgttagaatgagaaacattgaaggaaataacaaacaaatgaaatcaacaacagaagtcagtcgtgcatttgtggttacagcagcaattgaccttaccacgtgggagcttatagctacctgcgtgacatccgagtccaagaaaatcaacaatgtggaatggcctacttggataagtgttgattaaacaaaaaaaaaaaataagaacagtcccttataccaaagttgttcccttagacacgtttgtcaagctttcgtccctgtgcaatacgatgagaagtgttagaatgagaaacattgaaggaaataacaaacaaatgaaatcaacaacagaagtcagtcgtgcatttgtggttacagcagcaattgaccttaccacgtgggagcttatagctaccggcgtgacatccgagtccaagaaaatcaacaatgtggaatggcttacttggataattgttcattaaacaaaaagaagggaataagaacagtcccttataccgaagtggtttccttagacacgtgtgtcaagctttcgtccctgtgcaatacgatgtgaagtgttagaatgagaaacattgaaggaaataacaaaaaaatgaaatcaacaactgaagtcagtcgtgcatttgtggttacagcagcaattgtccttaccacgtgggagattatagctacctgcgtgacatccgagtccaagaaaatcaacaatgtggaatggcctacttggataattgttgattaaacaaaaaaaaaaaataagaacagtcccttataccaaagtggtttcctcagacacgtgtgtaaagctttcgtccctgtgcaatacgatgaaaaatgttagaatgagaaacataaggggaaataacaaacaaatgaaatcaaaaacagaagtcagtcgtgcatttgtggttacagcagcaattgaccttaccacgtaaaagataatagctacctgcgtgtcatccgagtccaagaaaatcaacaatgtgaaatggctcacttggataattgatcattatacagaaagaagggaataagaacagtcccttataccaatgtggtttccttagacacgcgtgtcaagctttcgtccctgtgcaatacgacgaaaagtgtaagaatgagaaacattgaaggaaataacaaacaaatgaaatcaacattagaagtcagtcgtgcatttgtggttacagcagcaattgaccttaccacgtgggagattatagctacctgcgtgacatccgagtccaagaaaatcaacaatgtggaatggcttacttggataattgatcattatacagaaagaatgaagtaagaacagtcccttatacgaatgtggtttccatagacacgtgtgtcaagctttcgtccctgtgcaatacgatgaaaagtgttagaatgagaaacattgaagaaaataacaaacgaatgaaatcaacaacagaagtcagtcgtgcatttgtggttacagcagcaattgaccttaccacgtgggagattatagctacctgcgtgacatccgagtccaagaaaatcaacaatgtggaacggcttacttggataattgtttattaaacaaaaagaattgaataagaacagtcccttataccaaagtggtttccttagacacgcgtgtcaagctttcgtccctgtgcaatacgatgaaaagtgttagaatgagaaacatagaaggaaataacaaacaaatgaaatcaacaacagaagtcagtcgtgcatttgtggttacagcagcaattgaccttaccacgtgggagattatagctacctgcgtgacatccgagtccaagataatcaacaatgtggaatggcttacttggataattgttcattaaacaaaaagaagggaataagaacagtcccttataccaaagtggtttccttagacacctgtgtcaagctttcgttcctgtgcaatacgatggaaagtgttagaatgagaaacatagaaggaaataacaaacaaatgaaatcaacaacagaagtcagtcgtgcatttgtggttacagcagcaattgaccttaccacgtgggagattatagctacctgcgtgacatccgagtccaagaaaatcaacaatgtggaatggcttacttggataatccTTATTATAGTCGTCGTTGAATGCGGACGTGTTATATTGATCTCTTGTTATAATTCACCTTTAATAGTACGGAAATCTAtcagatttattcaaaattgttCCTTGAACATTTGAGTGTTCGTGGGATATTTTCATcgagataaaattttgaattttaatttaatatcTGTAAGAATGCCGCTAACACGTGATCAGTTCAATGATGTGAGAAACGCCGCCGATGCCATGATAAAGGAAATCTGTCAAAACCAGGAATTCGTAAAAACATTGGTTGATTCGGTGTCATCTGGAATAATAAATATCTTGGGTGAAAAACTGGGTATACTCGAGAAGAAGATGGATGCATTGAACAAGGACATGAGTGATATGAAGATGAATCATGCGAAGGAGATAAAAACGctgaatgataaaatcgaaagtctagaaagaaatttatcgaatatttcagGGGATCTCCCAGATGCAGCTCATATTGTTGAGGAATTCGACGAAATTAAACGCAGGGAAAATAATGTTATTATTTTCGGGGTACCAGAGGAAGTCGACGACCCAACTTCAATTGTATGTGATATAGTCTCTGCTATTGTTCCTGATCTTGCAATCACCAACCAGCGAATGCATCGATTAGGTAAAAGACTTAGAGGAAAATCACGACCTATTAAAGTTTCCCTTTCCAACAATGCAGATAAACTTACTTTAATCAGGGGTAATAAGAGGCTACAGAGGATTGAAAGATTCAAAAATGTATACATTAGACCAGATCAAACAATTAAACAGCGCAATTACTTATCATTGTTACGTCAGCAATTGATGGAACGTCAGCAAAATGGGGAAGATGACATTATTATAAGGTTTCGAAATGGGCACCCTTCGATAACTAAGAAAAAAAACCTATAAGTACATCCAGCATGCGACAAAATACAGGTGTAAATACCCACGGTCTTGAGATTTGTTATCAAAACTGTAGGGGATTAAATACTAAAACGCAtacattcatgaaaaatttaacATCTAATTGCCATAGTGTGATCGCCATTACTGAGAGCTGGTTGACTGATAGTGTGTCTAGTGGTGAACTATTTCCGCCTAATTATTCGGTTTACCGTAAGGATCGTAATACAGGAGCTCGGGGAGGTGGAGTTCTGCTGGCGGTGGATGATTGTGAGTACAATTCTGAGATATATGAGTTAAACTGTTCCATAGataaagttgatattttggCTGTAAAACTTTTTGGTTCCAATCATATTCCGATAATCGTTATGGTGGTTTACATTCCCCCTGGAATTTCTGTAAACGGGTATGATGAACTGTTTGAATTGATTGAGGACAAATATGATGGTGGCAATATGGTTATTGTTGGAGACTTCAATATACCGGAGCTTCTAAGTGTCTATGAGGGGGCTGCACATACGGGATGTACGGCTCGTTTTGATAACTTCCTGAACTTTTGTAATTTGAGACAGTGTAACGTTGTGCGAAACCACAATAACAGACTTTTAGATTTGGTTGTTTATCGGGAGGATACCGCGTGTGAGGTGCTTTGTGATGACGATCCATTAGTGCCGGTTGACCCGCATCATCCTGGACTTATTGTGCGAGTTTCATCCTGTCCTGCCATACCAAGTAATTTCACCTCTACTGCTAAACGGTATGACTTCAAAAAATTAGATGTAGAAAAGTTTTGTCGACTCCTCGGTGGTACAGACTGGGGTCAGCTCTTGGGTGATATTGGGAATGTACATGATGCTAGCGATGTTTTCAACAATACCGTTCAAGATGTTATCGCAAAGTGTGTTCCGAAGAAAAAATGTTCCTCCCGTAAATATCCATTATGGTTCACAAAGGACTTGATTCACAAAATAAAAGTGAAAAAGCATTATCTGAAAATGTATAGAAAACACAGGCTGATTTTTTATCGTGAGCGCTttagatatttcagaaaatctGTTAAACTTGACATAGAATCGGCATATAGAGATTTTATACTGAGGTGTCAAGCTGATTTGGAGAGTAGTCCTagtaatttttggaaatatattaATTCTAAACGAAATATATCACGACTACCTGGGCACATGTGCTtcaatgataaaatattgaaaacaccTAAGGACATACTAAATGCATTCGCAGTTAACTTCAAGAGTGTTTATGTTTGTGACAATGATACGCAGAATTCTAACACTCCATTTGTAGAATCTTTCAACTTAGGTCCGGTATTGAATATAGGTTTGATTTCTGAGGATATGATTATAACGGCatcaaaaaaactaaaaaataagtTCACTATTGGTCCGGACGATGTCCCGGTTAACATTGTTAAATCtcatattcaactattcgttcaGCCATTGCGTATGCTGTATAATCTTATGATCACCTCCGGCACTTTCCCGAACATCTGGAAAGTTTCGCGTATATGTCCCATTCTGAAGTCCGGTAAGAAATCAGAGATCGTTAATTATAGACCTATTGCCCTGATATcagttttttccaaattaataGAGATTATTTTGTCTGATATAATTTTCGAGCACGTACGAACATCAATTTCCGAATTTCAGCATGGTTTTGTCAGATCTCGCAGTACAGTATCAAATCTCTCTGTATTTACACAACATGTATCGAAATCCCTGGACTCAAGGAATCAGATTGATGTAGTCTACACAGACTTCAGCAAGGCTTTTGATCGTGTATCACATAAACGATTACTTAGGAAGTTGTTCAAATTTGGCTTATCGAATGTTCTTGTATCACTCCTTGAGTCCTTCTTGACCAATAGGGAATACTATGTTGAATATGAAGGATTGAGGTCATTTTCATTCACCGCGACTTCAGGCGTTCCGCAGGGATCCAATTTGGGACCACTCttgtttattttgttcattaatgaCATTTTGGGTATCATTTGTTCACATAAGTTGACGACCTCAATAGGCTATCTAGATGGTGTGTTGAGAACGAATTGCCTCTGAATATAGAGAAGTGTAAAACAATGACGTTTACGAGGAAACTGACACCAATTACTTTCCACTACAAAATCAGTAACTTGAATTTGACGAGAGTAACTGAGGCGAGAGATTTGGGTATTCTTTTTGATCAGAAACTAACTTTCTCGTctcatataaaaaatataacttcTAGTGCCATGAAAACTCTGGGTTTTCTAATACGCAATTGTAAGGAATTTTCTTCGTTGAAAGCGATCTCAACCATTTATCAGGCACTTGTTAGAAGTAAACTTACATATTGTAGTGTAGTATGGAATCCTTGTCATAAAAAATACATCGATTGTATTGAGAGGGtgcagaaaaaattcataaaattcctTTATTTCATGAAACATGGTTCTTATCCAGATAGAAACCACAGTTATGAATCACTTTTGAATGAGTTTGAGTTCGCTTCGCTTAGAAAGGTCCGTGAGATAAATGATTTGATATTTCTTTACAAAATCGTGCACAATCAAGTAGATTCAATGGCTTTGCTCTCctcattgcaatttaatgttccTCGTTTCACTTCTAGATCACACACAACATTTCATATTGATGTACCAAATTCATATCATCACTTTTTCTGTCCGCTAACAACAATGTGCAGAAGTTATAACAATCTAAGGAATGTtgacatattttttctttcattatctcaATTCAGGAGATCATTGAACCACACGTTGAGGAACTAACCGACATAGATGATTCATTGTAtatgtatgttttttttttattttcattattctaaGACTGCATGTtaccttattttttttatctgcTTTATCAACGGCGATGTACTATTGTGATTTCTTTTTGTATTATTGCATACACCTGTAATTGGGCCTTGGCCTGTTGGAtgtatttatgaataaataaataaataaataaataaataaataattgttcattaaacaaaacgaagggaacaagaacagtcccttataccaaagtggtttccttagacacgcgtgtcaagctttcgtccctgtgcaatacgatgaaaagtgttagaatgagaaacatagaaggaaataacaaacaaatgaaatcaacaacagaagtcagtcgtgcatttgtggttacagcagcaattgaccttaccacgtgggagattatagctacctgcgtgacatccgagtccaagataatcaacaatgtggaatggcttacttggataattgttcattaaacaaaaagaagggaataagaacagtcccttataccaaagtggtttccttagacacctgtgtcaagctttcgttcctgtgcaatacgatgaaaagtgttagaatgag is a window of Harmonia axyridis chromosome 2, icHarAxyr1.1, whole genome shotgun sequence DNA encoding:
- the LOC123673310 gene encoding uncharacterized protein LOC123673310 — its product is MRQNTGVNTHGLEICYQNCRGLNTKTHTFMKNLTSNCHSVIAITESWLTDSVSSGELFPPNYSVYRKDRNTGARGGGVLLAVDDCEYNSEIYELNCSIDKVDILAVKLFGSNHIPIIVMVVYIPPGISVNGYDELFELIEDKYDGGNMVIVGDFNIPELLSVYEGAAHTGCTARFDNFLNFCNLRQCNVVRNHNNRLLDLVVYREDTACEVLCDDDPLVPVDPHHPGLIVRVSSCPAIPSNFTSTAKRYDFKKLDVEKFCRLLGGTDWGQLLGDIGNVHDASDVFNNTVQDVIAKCVPKKKCSSRKYPLWFTKDLIHKIKVKKHYLKMYRKHRLIFYRERFRYFRKSVKLDIESAYRDFILRCQADLESSPSNFWKYINSKRNISRLPGHMCFNDKILKTPKDILNAFAVNFKSVYVCDNDTQNSNTPFVESFNLGPVLNIGLISEDMIITASKKLKNKFTIGPDDVPVNIVKSHIQLFVQPLRMLYNLMITSGTFPNIWKVSRICPILKSGKKSEIVNYRPIALISVFSKLIEIILSDIIFEHVRTSISEFQHGFVRSRSTVSNLSVFTQHVSKSLDSRNQIDVVYTDFSKAFDRVSHKRLLRKLFKFGLSNVLVSLLESFLTNREYYVEYEGLRSFSFTATSGVPQGSNLGPLLFILFINDILGIICSHKLTTSIGYLDGVLRTNCL